The following coding sequences lie in one Peribacillus frigoritolerans genomic window:
- the dxs gene encoding 1-deoxy-D-xylulose-5-phosphate synthase: MDLLSIKDPSFLKKMNNEELVELSVEVRKFLVEKLSVTGGHIGPNLGVVELTIALHKEFDSPNDKILWDVGHQSYVHKILTGRAGEFDTLKKYKGLCGFPKMIESPHDVWETGHSSTSLSAAMGMAAARDIKGENSFILPVIGDGALTGGMALEALNHIGDEKKDMIVILNDNEMSIAPNVGALHTILGRLRTAGKYNWAKDELELLLKKIPAVGGKLAATAERLKDSMKYLLVSGIFFEELGFTYLGPVDGHNYEELLENLRYAKKTKGPVLLHVITKKGKGYSPAELDTTGNWHGTGPYKIETGDFVKSPSKGPAWSALVSDTVSRLARDDERIVAITPAMPVGSKLVGFSQEFPERFYDVGIAEQHAATFAAGLATQKMKPFLAIYSTFLQRAYDQVVHDICRQNLNVFIGIDRAGLVGSDGETHQGVFDIAFLRHVPNMVLMMPKDENEGQHMVNTALNYNDGPIAMRFPRGNGWGVVMDTELQQIPIGSWEVLKEGTDAAILTFGTTIPMALEAAELLEKEDYSVKVINARFIKPLDENMLSSLLGEKMPILTIEEAVLQGGFGSSVLEYAHDQGFYGAIIDRMGIPDYFIEHGSVDELLEEIGLTTETAIKKIKMITPKKEKRA; this comes from the coding sequence TTGGATCTTCTATCTATAAAAGACCCTTCTTTTTTGAAGAAGATGAATAATGAAGAACTTGTCGAGTTAAGTGTGGAAGTACGTAAATTCCTTGTGGAAAAATTATCGGTGACAGGTGGGCATATTGGTCCCAATTTAGGTGTCGTCGAGTTGACTATAGCCTTGCATAAAGAATTCGACAGTCCGAATGATAAAATTTTATGGGATGTCGGACATCAATCCTATGTCCATAAGATCCTGACTGGCAGAGCAGGTGAGTTCGACACCTTAAAGAAATACAAAGGTCTTTGCGGTTTTCCCAAAATGATTGAAAGCCCCCATGATGTTTGGGAAACCGGTCACAGTTCGACTTCCCTTTCAGCTGCAATGGGAATGGCGGCTGCCCGTGATATCAAAGGTGAAAATAGTTTTATTTTGCCAGTGATCGGGGACGGTGCCCTAACAGGCGGAATGGCGCTTGAAGCGTTGAATCATATCGGTGATGAAAAAAAGGACATGATCGTTATCCTGAATGATAATGAAATGTCCATAGCCCCTAACGTAGGTGCCCTGCACACGATATTGGGAAGATTGCGTACAGCCGGCAAATATAACTGGGCAAAAGATGAATTGGAGCTGCTTTTGAAAAAAATCCCTGCAGTCGGTGGTAAACTTGCAGCTACAGCTGAACGCCTGAAGGATAGCATGAAGTACTTATTGGTTTCAGGAATCTTTTTCGAGGAGCTCGGTTTCACATACCTTGGACCAGTGGATGGTCATAATTATGAAGAATTGCTGGAGAATTTAAGATATGCCAAGAAAACGAAGGGACCTGTACTGTTGCATGTCATCACGAAAAAAGGCAAGGGCTATTCACCTGCCGAGCTGGATACAACAGGAAACTGGCATGGGACAGGCCCATACAAAATCGAGACAGGCGATTTCGTGAAATCCCCTAGTAAAGGTCCTGCTTGGAGCGCTCTTGTAAGCGATACTGTCAGCAGGCTAGCCCGTGACGATGAGCGGATTGTCGCGATTACACCTGCAATGCCCGTAGGTTCGAAATTGGTGGGCTTTTCTCAAGAGTTTCCTGAGCGTTTCTATGATGTAGGGATTGCCGAGCAGCATGCTGCAACTTTTGCAGCCGGATTGGCAACGCAAAAAATGAAACCTTTCCTGGCTATATATTCAACTTTCCTGCAAAGGGCTTATGACCAGGTGGTGCATGATATCTGCCGTCAGAATTTGAACGTATTCATTGGGATCGACCGTGCCGGATTAGTTGGTTCCGATGGTGAAACGCATCAAGGCGTTTTCGACATTGCTTTCTTACGCCATGTACCGAATATGGTGTTGATGATGCCGAAAGATGAAAACGAGGGTCAGCATATGGTCAATACGGCCTTAAACTATAATGATGGTCCGATTGCTATGCGTTTCCCTCGTGGGAATGGTTGGGGAGTTGTGATGGATACTGAATTACAGCAGATTCCAATCGGTTCGTGGGAAGTTCTTAAAGAAGGAACGGATGCTGCCATCTTAACGTTCGGTACAACGATTCCCATGGCTCTTGAAGCGGCAGAACTGCTCGAGAAAGAGGATTATTCTGTTAAGGTGATCAATGCCCGGTTCATTAAGCCTTTGGATGAGAACATGCTAAGCAGTCTCCTTGGTGAAAAAATGCCTATTTTGACAATAGAAGAAGCGGTTCTTCAAGGTGGTTTCGGCAGTTCTGTACTTGAATATGCCCATGATCAAGGATTTTATGGGGCAATTATAGATCGAATGGGGATACCTGATTATTTCATTGAACATGGAAGTGTCGATGAACTGCTTGAAGAAATCGGTTTAACGACTGAGACAGCCATCAAAAAAATTAAAATGATAACACCCAAAAAAGAAAAAAGGGCCTGA
- a CDS encoding exodeoxyribonuclease VII small subunit yields MTKKQEATFEEAMENLEKIVEQLEEGDVPLEEAISIYKQGMDLSRLCHSKLKAVEDQLTQILREDGELENFAVQEEE; encoded by the coding sequence ATGACAAAAAAACAGGAAGCTACATTTGAAGAAGCGATGGAGAATCTCGAAAAAATTGTAGAACAGTTGGAAGAAGGCGATGTGCCCTTGGAAGAAGCCATCTCCATATATAAACAAGGAATGGACTTATCAAGGCTTTGCCATTCAAAGCTTAAGGCTGTTGAAGATCAGCTGACTCAAATTTTACGCGAAGATGGGGAACTTGAAAACTTCGCTGTACAGGAGGAAGAATGA
- the spoIVB gene encoding SpoIVB peptidase, with the protein MKFIWINRIIGGILLVSLLTLGLYQPSREYFLIPNHLVLFEGSQYSISKSLPVSAKTSGSSDGISLHDEQASITLGAEKPGTNEVLLDVAGLPAKKVDIRVLKDFKVMPGGQSIGVKLNTLGVLVVGHHLIDTAQGKKSPGEKAKIEIGDIITEINGQTIKKMGDVTPFVQQAGEKGEALNLVINRDNEVLHSTLLPLKDKNEGTYKLGLYIRDSAAGIGTMTFYHPDSKKYGALGHVISDMDTKKPIVVKDGQIVQSTVTSIEKGSNGDPGEKLARFSSNKEKIGNINRNSPFGIFGKLNQDFKNGINDKPLPITLSHEVKEGPAKILTVVDGSEVEEFDVEIVSSIPQKFPAIKGMVLKVTDKELLQKTGGIVQGMSGSPIIQNGKLIGAVTHVFVNDPTSGYGVHIEWMLNEAGINIYDKDNYEKAS; encoded by the coding sequence TTGAAATTTATATGGATAAACAGGATCATCGGTGGAATTCTCCTTGTTTCGCTATTAACATTAGGGTTATACCAGCCATCTCGTGAATATTTTTTAATTCCAAATCATCTTGTACTATTTGAAGGAAGTCAATATAGTATTTCCAAATCATTGCCTGTTTCTGCAAAAACTTCGGGATCCAGTGATGGAATTTCGCTTCATGATGAACAAGCCTCGATTACGCTTGGTGCTGAAAAACCTGGTACGAATGAAGTGTTACTCGATGTAGCAGGATTACCTGCCAAAAAGGTCGACATCAGGGTGTTAAAAGACTTTAAAGTCATGCCTGGAGGCCAATCCATTGGAGTAAAGCTTAATACTCTTGGGGTACTCGTAGTAGGTCATCATCTAATTGATACTGCGCAGGGGAAAAAATCACCGGGAGAAAAAGCAAAAATTGAAATCGGTGATATTATTACAGAAATCAATGGTCAGACGATAAAGAAGATGGGGGATGTAACCCCTTTTGTTCAGCAGGCAGGCGAAAAGGGTGAGGCGTTGAATCTTGTCATTAACCGTGATAATGAAGTGCTTCATAGTACCCTATTACCTCTAAAAGATAAGAATGAAGGAACTTACAAATTGGGTTTGTATATCCGTGATTCGGCAGCTGGCATCGGAACGATGACGTTTTACCACCCGGATTCGAAAAAATACGGGGCGTTGGGACATGTCATATCCGATATGGATACAAAAAAGCCGATTGTTGTCAAGGACGGACAGATTGTTCAATCGACGGTCACATCCATCGAAAAGGGAAGCAATGGTGATCCGGGAGAAAAATTGGCACGCTTTTCTTCCAATAAAGAAAAAATAGGAAATATCAATCGCAATAGTCCCTTTGGAATTTTTGGGAAATTAAATCAAGATTTTAAAAATGGAATTAACGATAAGCCACTCCCCATCACCCTTTCCCATGAGGTAAAGGAAGGACCAGCAAAAATCCTTACAGTGGTGGATGGTTCTGAAGTGGAGGAATTCGATGTTGAAATCGTCAGTTCCATACCACAGAAGTTCCCCGCAATTAAGGGAATGGTCTTAAAAGTGACGGATAAGGAATTGCTTCAAAAAACGGGTGGGATCGTTCAAGGTATGAGCGGCAGTCCTATCATACAAAATGGGAAATTAATCGGTGCAGTCACCCATGTATTCGTTAATGATCCTACAAGTGGGTATGGAGTCCATATCGAATGGATGTTAAACGAAGCCGGTATAAATATATACGACAAAGATAATTATGAAAAGGCAAGCTAA
- the recN gene encoding DNA repair protein RecN, whose translation MLTELSIRNFAIIDSLSVSFEKGLTVLTGETGAGKSIIIDAVHLLVGGRGSAEFIRHGESKAEIEGLFQIEDEKHPVFAKAEEFGLDMNDGMAILRRDISQSGKSVCRVNGKLVTISTLREIGRTLIDIHGQHEHQELMDERLHLPLLDQFGGEKIASALTEYQKLYKRYETASKQLNALSQNEQQMVHRLDLIQFQFDEIQKADLKLREDEELMEERKKINNFEKIHEALQTSYNALNGEQHAIDWLSVAMNNLEEAAGLDEGLKNSSETVSNSYFLLEEAVSNIRDQLDSLDYDTERVEFIESRLNEINQLKRKYGRTIEEILEYGAAIEEEVEKLQNRETHIAKLEKEMKSIKADLIVEAKNLSELRQNFAQQLTKKIHKELKDLYMEKTIFEPHFLQTAYTFDELSDRGINQSGLDSMEFYISTNPGEPLKPLSKIASGGELSRIMLALKSIFSKHQGITSIIFDEVDTGVSGRVAQSIAEKIYKVATGSQVLCISHLPQVAAMADTHLFIAKNVRAGRTNTSVKPLIETEKVKEIGRMISGVEITDLTKQHANELIQLAKRLKITS comes from the coding sequence TTGTTAACAGAACTATCGATTAGGAATTTTGCGATCATAGACAGCCTGTCCGTTTCATTTGAGAAAGGCTTGACGGTCTTGACAGGAGAAACAGGGGCAGGGAAGTCGATCATAATAGATGCCGTTCATCTTTTGGTTGGGGGACGTGGTTCTGCAGAGTTCATTCGGCATGGTGAGTCTAAGGCCGAAATAGAAGGATTATTCCAAATTGAAGATGAAAAACACCCGGTCTTTGCCAAAGCGGAAGAGTTTGGCCTGGATATGAATGATGGGATGGCGATACTTCGAAGGGACATCTCACAAAGTGGCAAAAGCGTTTGCAGGGTAAATGGGAAGCTTGTAACGATTTCCACTTTACGCGAGATAGGCCGGACATTGATAGATATCCATGGTCAGCATGAACATCAGGAATTAATGGATGAACGACTCCATCTTCCACTGCTCGATCAATTCGGCGGTGAAAAAATCGCATCTGCACTCACTGAATACCAAAAGCTATATAAACGTTATGAAACCGCTTCTAAACAATTGAATGCCTTGAGCCAAAATGAACAGCAAATGGTCCACCGCCTTGATTTGATCCAATTTCAATTCGATGAAATCCAAAAAGCTGATTTGAAGTTACGCGAAGATGAAGAATTGATGGAAGAGCGGAAGAAAATTAATAATTTCGAAAAAATTCATGAAGCGCTGCAAACCAGTTATAATGCTTTAAATGGTGAGCAGCATGCAATTGATTGGCTTTCCGTAGCCATGAATAATTTGGAGGAAGCGGCAGGGCTTGATGAGGGTTTAAAGAATAGCTCTGAAACCGTTTCAAATAGCTACTTCCTGCTTGAAGAGGCCGTGTCAAACATCCGAGACCAATTAGATTCTTTGGATTATGATACAGAGCGTGTGGAATTCATTGAAAGCCGCCTTAATGAAATAAATCAATTAAAGCGAAAATACGGGCGGACCATCGAGGAAATCCTGGAATATGGAGCCGCTATAGAAGAAGAAGTCGAAAAACTGCAAAATAGGGAAACCCATATAGCGAAGCTTGAAAAGGAAATGAAATCCATTAAGGCAGATTTAATTGTCGAAGCAAAGAATCTTTCTGAACTTCGCCAGAACTTCGCTCAGCAGTTAACCAAAAAGATCCATAAGGAATTAAAAGATTTATACATGGAAAAGACAATTTTCGAACCACACTTCCTTCAAACTGCTTATACTTTCGATGAATTGTCAGATAGGGGCATTAATCAATCAGGCCTGGATTCAATGGAATTTTATATTTCCACCAATCCAGGTGAACCGTTAAAACCTCTTTCCAAAATCGCATCTGGCGGAGAACTGTCGAGGATCATGCTGGCTTTGAAAAGCATTTTCTCCAAACATCAAGGCATAACATCCATTATATTTGATGAAGTGGACACAGGTGTGAGCGGAAGGGTTGCACAATCCATTGCCGAAAAGATCTATAAAGTGGCAACTGGATCACAAGTATTGTGCATATCCCATTTGCCACAGGTGGCCGCTATGGCGGATACCCACCTTTTCATAGCAAAAAATGTAAGGGCCGGACGCACGAATACCTCGGTCAAGCCGTTAATTGAAACGGAAAAAGTAAAAGAAATCGGCAGGATGATTTCAGGAGTCGAGATTACGGATTTGACGAAGCAGCATGCCAATGAATTAATCCAGCTGGCCAAAAGGCTGAAGATTACATCATGA
- a CDS encoding polyprenyl synthetase family protein has protein sequence MGTASFEMFSKEYKTVIEREIVEYVNKLKAPAVVKEAMIYSLEAGGKRIRPLLVFAVLEAFGKSLRIGIPAAAAIEMIHTYSLIHDDLPAMDDDDLRRGKPTNHKVFGEAVAILAGDALLTYSFQLVTDMIDPEVTAEMKLSLVSEIAKSAGAEGMVGGQVADMEGENKQLTLQELEYIHEHKTGKLLTASILSGAILAGANEEQQLHLRDFAYHLGLAFQIRDDILDIEGSVELIGKPVGSDVGNHKSTYPSLLTLQGAKEKLEHHIELAHAALGKTTLQTGLLDELTDLIANRNH, from the coding sequence ATGGGTACGGCGTCCTTTGAAATGTTTTCTAAAGAATATAAAACGGTTATAGAACGGGAAATCGTGGAATATGTCAATAAACTTAAAGCACCGGCAGTGGTCAAAGAAGCCATGATCTATTCACTGGAGGCAGGGGGGAAACGGATTCGCCCGTTATTGGTCTTTGCGGTTCTGGAGGCCTTTGGGAAAAGCTTGAGGATCGGGATTCCTGCAGCGGCTGCCATTGAAATGATCCATACATATTCTTTGATTCATGACGATCTTCCGGCGATGGATGATGATGATCTCCGCCGCGGAAAACCGACGAACCATAAAGTGTTCGGTGAAGCGGTGGCAATACTGGCAGGTGATGCGCTTCTTACATATAGCTTTCAATTGGTGACGGATATGATCGATCCCGAGGTGACGGCTGAAATGAAGCTGAGTCTTGTAAGTGAAATTGCGAAGTCTGCCGGAGCCGAAGGAATGGTTGGAGGTCAAGTTGCCGATATGGAAGGTGAAAATAAACAGCTGACCCTTCAGGAATTGGAGTATATCCATGAACATAAAACAGGGAAGTTATTGACTGCAAGCATCCTTTCCGGTGCTATATTAGCCGGAGCGAATGAAGAACAGCAACTCCATTTACGTGACTTTGCATACCACCTAGGGCTTGCTTTTCAAATTCGGGATGATATTCTGGATATTGAAGGGTCCGTCGAGTTGATCGGTAAGCCGGTTGGCAGTGATGTGGGTAATCATAAAAGCACATATCCTTCTTTACTTACGCTTCAAGGGGCAAAGGAAAAGTTGGAACATCATATAGAACTTGCCCATGCCGCTTTAGGAAAAACAACCTTACAAACGGGTTTGTTGGATGAACTAACCGATTTAATAGCGAACCGTAACCATTGA
- the ahrC gene encoding transcriptional regulator AhrC/ArgR has product MNKGQRHIKIRDIITNNDIETQDELVEELKLAGYNVTQATVSRDIKELHLVKVPLTDGRYKYSLPADQRFNPLQKLKRILVDAFVRIDSANNLLVMKMLPGNAQAICALIDNLNWQEILGTIGGDDTCLIICRSEEDAKIISGKFLDML; this is encoded by the coding sequence ATGAATAAAGGACAACGACATATAAAAATAAGGGACATCATAACGAATAATGATATCGAAACCCAGGATGAGTTAGTTGAAGAATTGAAATTAGCTGGATACAATGTAACTCAAGCCACTGTTTCAAGGGATATTAAAGAGCTTCACCTTGTAAAGGTTCCTTTGACGGATGGAAGGTATAAATACAGTCTGCCGGCCGACCAACGCTTCAATCCACTTCAAAAATTAAAGAGAATCCTTGTCGATGCATTTGTACGCATTGACTCAGCCAACAATTTACTGGTTATGAAGATGCTCCCAGGTAATGCCCAGGCAATCTGCGCATTGATTGATAATTTAAATTGGCAAGAAATACTCGGGACGATCGGCGGCGACGATACTTGTTTGATTATCTGCCGTTCTGAGGAAGATGCAAAGATCATTTCCGGCAAATTCTTGGACATGCTCTAA
- the xseA gene encoding exodeoxyribonuclease VII large subunit, producing MSNQQYLSVSALTKYIKRKFDADPHLQNVYIKGEISNFKQHTSGHMYFTLKDEKARLLSVMFAANNKGMKFLPENGMKVLVKGDISLYEAGGQYQLYVKSMAPDGVGDLYLAYEQLKKKLEAAGLFLAEHKKPIPQYPKSVGVITSPTGAALRDILITIKRRYPIARIIVYPALVQGNNAAKSIAKAISMANARAESDVLIVGRGGGSIEELWAFNEEIVAESIYDSDIPVISAVGHETDFTIADFVADMRAPTPTGAAELAVPHLNEILERLMNRKNRLTRSIQEAVNFERTRLTRMERSYAFRYPHKMYEQKLEQLDKTMDRLGRTSTRYFMKKRDELNQLNDILKKQHPEQAVKNAKDELRQHAKVLRRAMEAIYRQKSQQFVHITATLSALSPLKIMERGYGLVFTEDETLVKSTQQVSKGDKIAVSIKDGTLECEIKGIKERIEP from the coding sequence ATGAGCAACCAACAATATTTGAGTGTGTCGGCTTTAACGAAGTACATCAAAAGGAAATTCGATGCCGACCCCCATTTGCAAAATGTATACATAAAAGGTGAAATTTCGAATTTTAAACAACATACAAGCGGACATATGTATTTTACTTTAAAGGATGAGAAGGCCCGACTTCTTTCCGTTATGTTTGCCGCCAATAATAAAGGGATGAAATTCCTGCCTGAAAATGGTATGAAGGTACTTGTTAAGGGCGATATATCATTATATGAAGCTGGGGGACAGTATCAGCTTTATGTGAAAAGCATGGCCCCTGATGGTGTGGGGGATTTGTATCTTGCTTATGAACAGCTGAAGAAAAAGCTGGAGGCGGCAGGTTTGTTTTTGGCGGAACATAAGAAGCCGATCCCGCAGTACCCTAAGTCTGTAGGAGTCATAACATCCCCGACCGGAGCTGCATTAAGAGATATCCTGATAACCATCAAGCGAAGATATCCAATCGCCAGAATCATTGTTTATCCAGCACTTGTACAAGGGAATAATGCCGCTAAATCGATTGCCAAGGCAATTTCAATGGCTAACGCAAGGGCGGAAAGCGATGTTCTCATTGTCGGAAGGGGTGGCGGGTCGATCGAGGAGCTATGGGCCTTTAATGAGGAGATAGTGGCTGAATCGATTTATGATTCCGATATACCGGTAATTTCTGCTGTCGGTCACGAAACTGATTTTACCATTGCTGATTTTGTCGCCGATATGCGTGCTCCAACACCAACTGGTGCAGCAGAGTTAGCGGTTCCTCACTTGAATGAAATACTCGAACGCCTGATGAACCGCAAAAATCGGTTGACCCGCTCCATTCAAGAAGCGGTTAATTTTGAACGAACCCGTTTGACCAGGATGGAGAGGTCTTATGCTTTCCGTTATCCGCATAAAATGTATGAACAGAAGCTGGAACAGCTAGACAAGACGATGGACAGGCTAGGGAGGACCAGCACGCGATATTTCATGAAAAAGAGAGATGAGCTGAATCAGCTGAACGATATTCTGAAAAAGCAGCATCCTGAACAAGCGGTGAAAAATGCGAAAGATGAATTGCGGCAGCATGCAAAGGTTTTACGTAGGGCCATGGAAGCCATCTATCGGCAAAAATCACAGCAATTCGTTCATATTACAGCCACTTTGTCTGCCCTCAGTCCATTAAAAATTATGGAACGGGGCTATGGATTGGTTTTTACTGAGGATGAGACATTAGTGAAAAGTACACAGCAAGTATCCAAAGGGGATAAGATAGCGGTTTCGATAAAAGATGGAACCCTTGAATGTGAAATTAAAGGAATAAAGGAGCGGATTGAACCATGA
- the folD gene encoding bifunctional methylenetetrahydrofolate dehydrogenase/methenyltetrahydrofolate cyclohydrolase FolD yields MSAQIINGKEIAESVRQEISKEVQQLREKNIVPGLAVILVGDNQASQTYVRNKQKACEDLGMHSVLIKKPAELSQEELIQSIAELNQDDSIHGILVQLPLPGHIQEKAIIEAISPEKDVDGFHPINIGRMMTGQDAFLPCTPYGVMVMLEYIDYDLEGKHVVIVGRSNIVGKPAGQLFLNANATVTYCHSRTKDLAYYTKQADVVVAAVGKRDTITSDHIKEGAVVIDVGMNRNDEGKLCGDVAFDEVKNKASYITPVPKGVGPMTITMLMKNTVKSAQKALELNKQALKS; encoded by the coding sequence ATGTCAGCTCAAATCATTAATGGTAAAGAAATTGCAGAGTCAGTTAGGCAGGAAATCAGTAAGGAAGTTCAACAGTTACGTGAAAAAAATATCGTTCCGGGTTTGGCTGTAATCCTGGTCGGTGACAATCAAGCATCACAAACCTATGTGCGCAATAAGCAAAAGGCCTGTGAGGACTTGGGCATGCATTCCGTATTAATTAAAAAGCCTGCGGAACTCTCTCAGGAGGAATTAATTCAGAGCATTGCTGAATTAAACCAGGATGACAGCATTCATGGTATATTGGTGCAGCTGCCATTGCCTGGACATATTCAGGAAAAAGCGATCATTGAAGCGATTTCCCCTGAAAAGGATGTAGATGGATTCCACCCTATTAATATTGGGCGGATGATGACGGGACAGGATGCATTTTTACCTTGTACTCCATACGGCGTCATGGTGATGCTTGAGTATATCGACTATGACCTTGAAGGTAAGCATGTTGTTATCGTAGGGAGAAGTAATATCGTCGGAAAACCAGCCGGACAATTGTTTTTGAATGCAAATGCAACCGTTACATACTGTCATTCAAGGACAAAGGATCTTGCATATTATACCAAGCAAGCCGATGTCGTTGTGGCAGCTGTCGGAAAGAGGGACACGATCACGAGTGACCATATTAAAGAAGGCGCAGTCGTCATTGACGTCGGAATGAACAGGAATGATGAAGGGAAGCTTTGCGGTGATGTGGCGTTTGATGAAGTGAAAAATAAGGCTTCATACATTACACCTGTTCCTAAAGGCGTTGGTCCGATGACGATTACGATGCTTATGAAGAATACGGTCAAATCTGCTCAAAAAGCACTTGAACTGAACAAGCAAGCATTAAAAAGCTGA
- a CDS encoding TlyA family RNA methyltransferase, with translation MKVMKERVDVLLVEQGLADTREKAKRMVMAGLVYANEERYEKPGEKVPVDLEFTIKGKVMPYVSRGGLKLEKALREFDLQVNGKILLDIGSSTGGFTDCALQNGALMSYALDVGYNQLAWKLRQDERVKVMERTNFRYVTPADLDGEMPNFASIDVSFISLTLILPVLKTLLVPNSDVVALVKPQFEAGKDQVGKKGIVRDSKIHKQVLDKIISFSIKEGYDIKDASFSPITGGDGNIEFLLHLHWQGSKDEGAILLSKTVDDIVGEAHAQFKKE, from the coding sequence ATGAAAGTGATGAAAGAAAGAGTAGATGTATTACTTGTAGAACAAGGCTTGGCCGATACACGTGAAAAAGCGAAGCGTATGGTTATGGCAGGTCTTGTCTACGCGAATGAAGAGAGGTACGAAAAACCGGGGGAAAAAGTGCCGGTCGATCTCGAATTTACGATCAAAGGAAAAGTCATGCCTTACGTTTCAAGAGGCGGTCTTAAACTTGAGAAGGCATTAAGGGAATTCGATTTACAAGTGAATGGAAAAATACTGCTTGATATCGGTTCATCAACGGGTGGGTTCACGGATTGTGCATTGCAAAATGGCGCTCTAATGTCTTATGCGCTTGATGTGGGTTATAATCAACTTGCCTGGAAGCTTAGGCAGGATGAGCGGGTTAAAGTAATGGAACGAACCAATTTCCGTTATGTTACACCCGCCGATCTCGATGGGGAGATGCCAAATTTTGCAAGCATTGATGTTTCTTTCATCTCGCTTACGTTAATTTTACCGGTGCTAAAGACCTTGCTCGTCCCGAATAGTGATGTCGTTGCCTTGGTTAAACCGCAATTCGAAGCTGGGAAGGATCAAGTGGGTAAAAAGGGGATTGTTCGCGATTCCAAAATCCATAAACAAGTATTGGATAAGATCATTTCTTTTTCTATAAAGGAAGGCTATGATATTAAGGATGCCTCCTTCTCACCGATTACCGGCGGTGATGGAAATATTGAATTCTTACTTCATTTACACTGGCAAGGGTCCAAGGATGAAGGAGCGATATTGCTTTCGAAAACGGTTGACGACATCGTTGGAGAGGCCCATGCCCAATTTAAAAAAGAATAG
- the spo0A gene encoding sporulation transcription factor Spo0A, whose translation MKKIKVCVVDDNRELVGLLEEYISAQDDMEVIGVAHNGQDCLGMLESVDPDILILDIIMPHLDGLGVLEKLREVKRGAMPNVIMLTAFGQEDVTKKAVDLGASYFILKPFDMENLANHIRQVSSKGQAVLKNHSQFSYRPQNESKPKNLDASITSIIHEIGVPAHIKGYLYLREAISMVYNDIELLGSITKVLYPDIAKKYNTTASRVERAIRHAIEVAWSRGNIESISSLFGYTVSMTKAKPTNSEFIAMVADKLRLEHKAS comes from the coding sequence GTGAAAAAAATTAAGGTGTGCGTTGTAGATGATAATAGAGAACTTGTTGGCCTTCTGGAAGAATACATTTCTGCACAGGATGACATGGAAGTAATTGGGGTGGCACATAACGGTCAAGATTGCCTGGGTATGCTTGAAAGCGTTGACCCGGATATATTGATCCTCGATATTATCATGCCTCATTTAGATGGATTAGGTGTGCTTGAAAAACTTCGTGAAGTAAAACGGGGTGCCATGCCTAATGTGATTATGCTTACTGCCTTTGGTCAAGAAGATGTAACGAAAAAAGCTGTTGATTTGGGTGCCTCATACTTTATCCTAAAGCCCTTCGATATGGAAAATCTGGCCAATCACATACGTCAGGTAAGCAGTAAAGGGCAAGCAGTTTTAAAAAATCATAGTCAGTTTAGTTATCGTCCCCAAAATGAATCCAAGCCGAAGAACCTCGATGCCAGCATCACAAGCATCATTCACGAGATTGGAGTCCCTGCACATATAAAGGGCTATTTGTATTTAAGGGAAGCCATATCCATGGTATATAATGATATTGAACTATTGGGTTCCATCACCAAAGTTTTATATCCGGATATCGCAAAAAAATACAATACAACGGCGAGCCGTGTTGAACGTGCCATCAGGCATGCGATTGAAGTGGCCTGGAGCCGTGGCAATATAGAATCCATTTCATCACTTTTCGGATATACCGTAAGCATGACTAAGGCAAAACCTACAAATTCCGAATTCATTGCCATGGTTGCCGATAAGCTGCGCCTCGAACATAAAGCTTCTTGA